A section of the Candidatus Thermodiscus eudorianus genome encodes:
- a CDS encoding FAD-dependent oxidoreductase, translating to MAVDKHDVLVVGAGIVGVFTAYRLARAGYGVLVVERREEAGWGVTARNAGVIHVVQLPFNSLKSRLCVEGNLLYQKLDRELGLGIKWTRAFIASTRAWSALTARIVGSILRRRLPSHTVRVVSGRVVREYEPLASRSIKTAVMVEGYGVVDPVALTQRIAALAGEQGAGVMYSAPVYEISLVGEGVVVEAGSSTIRARALVNAAGLDADTVASLYGDTYEIIPIRGVMTIYDSAKPENILAWLRLERKRETKGGGIIPHPRGVLLGPNYAGAADKGDYRYSEADVRELRNRFQPLLDAGLEGDPEVLVGLRPTVASRDFIIEYSGRTRRIVNLVGIESPGLTAAPAIAETVYSMVSRVLP from the coding sequence ATGGCGGTAGACAAGCATGACGTGCTAGTCGTGGGCGCGGGTATCGTTGGCGTGTTCACAGCCTACAGGCTGGCCCGGGCTGGCTATGGCGTGTTGGTCGTGGAGAGGAGGGAGGAGGCTGGCTGGGGCGTCACCGCCAGGAACGCGGGAGTAATCCACGTGGTGCAGCTGCCTTTTAACAGCTTGAAGAGCAGGCTGTGCGTGGAGGGGAACCTCCTATACCAGAAGCTTGACAGGGAGCTGGGCCTGGGGATCAAGTGGACGCGCGCCTTCATAGCCTCTACAAGGGCCTGGAGCGCGTTAACGGCTAGAATAGTCGGATCAATACTGAGGCGTAGACTCCCGAGCCATACAGTTAGGGTTGTGTCTGGCCGTGTGGTGAGGGAGTACGAGCCTCTTGCGAGCCGGAGCATAAAGACCGCCGTGATGGTCGAGGGCTACGGGGTTGTGGACCCCGTCGCGCTGACCCAGAGGATAGCCGCGTTAGCTGGGGAGCAGGGCGCCGGGGTAATGTACTCTGCCCCCGTCTACGAGATCTCCCTCGTAGGCGAGGGGGTCGTAGTCGAGGCAGGCTCCAGCACTATAAGGGCACGGGCGCTGGTAAACGCCGCGGGCCTAGACGCCGATACAGTGGCCTCCCTCTACGGCGATACCTACGAGATCATACCAATCCGCGGGGTTATGACGATATACGACTCGGCCAAGCCTGAGAACATACTCGCATGGCTCAGGCTAGAGAGAAAGCGGGAGACGAAGGGCGGGGGCATAATACCGCACCCAAGGGGCGTTCTATTGGGTCCAAACTACGCGGGGGCCGCTGACAAGGGCGATTACAGGTATAGCGAAGCCGATGTCCGGGAGCTGAGGAATAGGTTCCAGCCACTGCTGGATGCAGGTCTTGAGGGGGACCCCGAGGTGTTAGTCGGCCTCAGGCCCACGGTGGCCTCTAGGGACTTCATAATAGAGTATAGTGGGAGGACTAGGAGGATCGTTAACCTCGTCGGGATAGAGTCGCCCGGCTTGACGGCGGCTCCAGCCATAGCCGAGACCGTCTACTCCATGGTTTCACGAGTCTTACCCTAG
- a CDS encoding DUF371 domain-containing protein: MREIEGKWIVFTAWGHENVKALHKTTLELTRESHLTPRGDCIVGVRSELAVGDLPGWFKARARDPESIIVLVLCSAREEVCDSIVGSGHPGLSFEDGIRMIVRKSTYVDGRTLMVRASKSARDLRRDLVRALARGDRLEAYLTVIKKPIEGFSGRTS; this comes from the coding sequence GTGAGGGAGATAGAGGGCAAGTGGATAGTCTTCACCGCATGGGGCCACGAGAACGTCAAGGCGCTCCACAAGACGACCCTGGAACTGACCCGTGAAAGCCACCTGACACCCAGAGGCGACTGTATAGTCGGGGTGCGGAGCGAGCTGGCCGTGGGAGACCTGCCGGGGTGGTTCAAGGCGCGGGCCCGCGATCCCGAGTCTATCATAGTCCTAGTATTGTGTAGCGCCAGGGAGGAAGTCTGCGACTCTATAGTGGGGTCCGGGCATCCCGGCCTCAGCTTCGAAGACGGGATTCGTATGATAGTTAGGAAAAGCACCTATGTCGATGGGAGGACCTTGATGGTCAGGGCCAGTAAATCTGCTAGGGACCTGAGACGCGACCTGGTCCGGGCGCTAGCACGGGGAGACAGGTTGGAGGCGTACCTAACCGTTATCAAGAAACCGATAGAGGGCTTCTCTGGCAGAACAAGCTGA
- a CDS encoding PadR family transcriptional regulator — MTSRVQALRKASSTYRETLRNLVLRILLDGPMHGYEIMRRIKEITRNRWKPAAGTLYPLLEQLREEGLITVAGVEVSNVRGGKRIMYKLTRKGVEEAARIIKEKAQTKFDILIFYIVEGVVALKKHGLEDEYREICEAIREGYSKLGVVLEDRCSL; from the coding sequence TTGACGAGTAGGGTACAGGCGCTCAGGAAGGCCTCCAGCACCTATAGGGAGACCCTGAGAAACCTAGTCCTAAGGATACTCCTCGACGGCCCGATGCATGGATACGAAATCATGAGGAGGATAAAGGAGATAACCAGGAACCGGTGGAAGCCGGCCGCGGGCACGCTATATCCGCTGCTCGAACAGTTGAGGGAGGAGGGCTTGATAACGGTTGCCGGGGTCGAGGTGTCCAATGTAAGGGGTGGTAAACGGATAATGTACAAGCTGACCCGTAAGGGCGTCGAGGAGGCTGCTAGGATAATCAAGGAGAAGGCCCAGACGAAATTCGACATATTAATCTTCTATATAGTGGAGGGCGTCGTCGCCCTTAAGAAGCACGGCCTAGAAGACGAGTACAGGGAGATATGCGAGGCCATCAGAGAGGGCTACAGCAAGCTGGGCGTAGTGTTAGAGGATAGGTGCAGCCTCTAG
- a CDS encoding FAD-binding oxidoreductase: MGKCGIQALQRSLEALGLDTLIPATPRPGDLSDYDNWRSVADMWPLNIIRAYKGEALDLPSLVVYPESVEDVTHIVRLAASHKACIVPICGLSNVVGSTTPGECCVAVSLSRLDKILELREEDRLVVVEAGLKVSELEEWLNKRGFTLAYRPQSERLACIGGSISTLGAGAYSPGYGNIEDVVLWLDVVDRRGEMIRVGSDRNPRGLILPGVNNVFLGAEGGYGIIVRTGLRVRELPEEEADLSYTLPSFADAISVARRAYSWSTPLMMRIQDSSESLLHYGIEDTMLLARIAGPRSIVEGQRRYLEAIIRAAGGREAPGLVEKWWRNRLSYAGSVKTVLDMGLAFDTIDQAAYWSVLPRLHSLLLENLARIEGVSLAFSHASHFYPNGGSLYTTVVFERDPQVYWRVWDVATETALKAGASIVHHHGFGLLRRRWAAFEYGGSLKLACAVKRALDPGNLFNTRSSPASYCGGLVDGGRQA, encoded by the coding sequence CGACACGCTCATCCCCGCGACACCGCGGCCCGGTGATCTAAGCGACTATGATAACTGGCGGTCTGTCGCCGATATGTGGCCTCTAAACATAATAAGGGCCTATAAGGGAGAGGCGCTGGACCTGCCGAGCCTGGTTGTCTACCCTGAGAGCGTCGAGGACGTCACGCATATAGTGAGGCTCGCCGCATCCCACAAGGCATGCATAGTCCCCATATGCGGGTTGAGCAACGTCGTCGGGAGCACCACGCCAGGCGAGTGCTGTGTAGCGGTGAGCCTCTCCAGGCTCGACAAGATACTAGAGTTGAGGGAGGAGGACAGGCTAGTCGTTGTAGAGGCTGGATTGAAGGTCTCAGAGCTGGAGGAGTGGCTGAATAAGCGCGGCTTCACGCTAGCTTACAGGCCCCAGTCCGAGAGGCTGGCCTGTATAGGCGGTAGCATATCAACACTGGGAGCCGGCGCCTACTCGCCCGGGTATGGCAACATAGAGGATGTAGTCCTCTGGCTCGATGTAGTCGACAGGCGTGGAGAAATGATCAGGGTTGGTAGCGACAGGAACCCCAGAGGCCTCATACTCCCCGGAGTGAACAACGTATTCCTAGGCGCCGAGGGCGGATACGGTATAATCGTCAGGACAGGGTTGAGGGTCAGAGAACTACCCGAGGAGGAGGCAGACCTATCCTATACCCTGCCATCCTTCGCCGACGCCATATCGGTAGCCCGGAGAGCTTACTCGTGGAGCACACCGCTAATGATGAGGATCCAGGACTCCAGCGAATCACTACTCCACTACGGGATCGAGGACACAATGCTACTAGCCAGGATAGCGGGCCCCCGTAGCATTGTAGAGGGCCAGAGGCGATACCTGGAGGCGATTATACGGGCTGCCGGCGGAAGGGAGGCCCCAGGCCTTGTCGAGAAGTGGTGGAGGAACAGGCTCTCCTACGCCGGCTCCGTCAAGACGGTGCTCGACATGGGGCTGGCCTTCGACACGATCGACCAAGCCGCCTACTGGAGCGTGCTACCCCGCCTCCACTCCCTCCTCCTAGAGAACCTAGCCAGGATAGAGGGGGTGAGCCTTGCATTCAGCCACGCCTCACACTTCTATCCAAACGGGGGGAGCCTATACACCACGGTCGTCTTCGAGAGGGACCCTCAGGTGTACTGGAGGGTCTGGGACGTCGCCACGGAAACCGCCCTCAAGGCCGGGGCTTCGATAGTCCACCACCACGGCTTCGGCCTCTTGAGGAGGAGGTGGGCCGCCTTCGAGTATGGAGGGTCCCTCAAGCTAGCCTGTGCGGTTAAGCGCGCCCTAGACCCCGGTAACCTGTTCAACACCCGCTCTAGCCCCGCATCCTACTGCGGAGGGCTGGTCGATGGCGGTAGACAAGCATGA
- a CDS encoding GNAT family N-acetyltransferase, whose translation MSSIFVREAVENDIDVVARLVARLKQLNEELDPHFKAVANLDEVAREYVERAVKSEDAKVLVAIDMATADIAGVIILKIEDRIFYEPRKKAVITDFYVRAKYRRKRVGSILLDEAMKAAVDMGAGIITAVYPAGNTIASDFYTKAGFRDLQVEKYKPLK comes from the coding sequence ATGAGTTCCATATTCGTGAGGGAAGCGGTCGAGAACGATATAGACGTCGTGGCTAGGCTTGTGGCTAGGCTGAAGCAGCTGAACGAAGAGCTGGATCCACACTTCAAAGCCGTTGCGAACCTCGACGAGGTCGCCAGGGAATACGTTGAGAGGGCTGTGAAGAGCGAGGACGCCAAGGTGCTGGTTGCGATTGACATGGCTACAGCCGATATCGCCGGAGTAATAATCCTCAAGATAGAGGATAGGATCTTCTACGAGCCCAGAAAGAAGGCCGTCATAACAGACTTCTACGTGAGGGCGAAGTATAGGAGGAAGAGGGTCGGAAGCATACTATTGGACGAGGCGATGAAGGCCGCTGTAGACATGGGGGCCGGGATAATAACCGCTGTCTACCCTGCTGGGAACACAATAGCCAGCGACTTCTACACTAAGGCTGGCTTCAGGGACCTGCAGGTCGAGAAATACAAACCCTTAAAATAA
- a CDS encoding DEAD/DEAH box helicase, with product MTLDIYAIALTALLALIPILFYAAVVAYGRRGYKLLEGIALSRTLKPFSRRILEGMARRGRLAWPTAIRVLEAWGDAGLAQLLLPHSCPGRECIEGLRRLGYYELITASHSRGCSVDEKILDEAIVFHVLSGQESYAEAAGYQSPRPGVAALYCGENVVEVWDGARTLSSRNLPAGALERLRIHVSPRAVEGTVKPGFLASWGCMEGDEASEYIGMAYPEVPPSIAAISYHLGIEGSRAEVVAKAFSAAVKILEASGALPYTGLPSWITTLVEDSATADCGIDRGTIVVTDKPRARCPIWLPKTIEAGGPMPEGVDSRAWASILSLAYRRGDHSSIRGEWSWSRDLAELLPSLLRDSPDPPVEGGFQVRPEHVGMLRATKYNVVYDCIRPVKYCARAAGLKPPAEVLVKPRVLTKSPFLRGPIEPVRAAYREWGGGPTLYIVPSRIMARASSNALGLKLLEGHRDVDEWMDSGLDAVASWDVVLGMPWSVNGAPRVVLVYPEAFPGKPTGIGEVVEWVRSLSSQVSRLLVSRLAYYQDAELVGTGEVEPEPTVEIRRDWVVEEAQAVFSEYWSGYRLRPYQETTIAAVVEMTASRPGQPVFTILPTGSGKSAIFQVAGMLSKRLGYGGYVLVVSPLRALMRDQVDNARRRGFTAERIDASVTGKRKKLVVTAARMGALDLLYVTPERFMDEEFAKLLAEAPPALVVLDEAHTLARWGPSFRPSYLHAAKMLADLRETEGWPPIALFTATAPPDVVESALASIGSRPGATIPINLSGDEGGGFSFPEEGALVFRGPVVRPELVFDVKPAPGDIERVDLAGRTVKELAKWASGVDKRWIGIVYTGFVKRTRKEWENADYLAELLSAKTGLKTISYHGQLSSRERRLRENRIYEASVAGDPLVVVATKAFGMGVDIPNIRWVLHFTSSDSIEDYYQEAGRAGRDGREARIVALYNPADFDERIRMARAQRTTPSAVASAYNTLLMLWRRIREEAGGSPTLVIPTPLIHPDPLSVKSISMLQRLGYLDYWVVRVPLAAYRFKRGEDPAYYLPWYMHLGRGVVIGPEEKLSGVAERVPLRYYRCPSLAGGFRPFKIIAGNLTVSAGDCGELLDMGEGRGYNVVVANLSLDRDHEPIEYFPANEYRMLVSGMWQDEEKVEALHNLMERAVEASRKYPGMVNEVIRRGLEEYFSKPLLLPAKEPPPGLLGAREACPTLQECIDNIVDAMDLAVEWIGDRGVTLAVQGEEWVPLILRRYTAKTGRPFHGRTKGAYNRVVSASRRGWMHLMDYGFIIAVVRGVGKPSVLIDRLKGYPYAALFIYNKA from the coding sequence TTGACGCTCGACATCTACGCGATCGCCTTGACAGCCCTCCTAGCCCTTATACCAATACTGTTCTACGCGGCCGTGGTAGCCTATGGGAGGAGGGGCTACAAGCTCCTAGAAGGGATAGCGTTGTCGAGGACTCTCAAGCCCTTCTCCAGGAGGATCCTGGAGGGCATGGCTCGCAGGGGCAGGCTTGCATGGCCTACCGCGATCAGAGTCCTGGAGGCCTGGGGCGATGCCGGGCTAGCCCAGCTACTCCTCCCACACTCGTGCCCTGGGAGGGAGTGTATCGAGGGGCTGAGGAGGCTTGGCTACTACGAGTTGATCACGGCTTCCCATTCAAGGGGGTGTAGCGTCGACGAGAAGATCCTCGACGAAGCTATTGTGTTCCATGTGTTGTCAGGCCAGGAGAGCTATGCCGAGGCGGCGGGCTACCAGTCACCCAGACCCGGGGTCGCGGCCCTCTACTGTGGCGAAAACGTGGTAGAGGTATGGGATGGTGCTCGAACACTATCCTCAAGAAACCTACCAGCAGGAGCCCTGGAGAGGCTGAGGATCCACGTGTCCCCGCGGGCGGTCGAGGGCACGGTTAAGCCGGGGTTTCTAGCGAGCTGGGGATGCATGGAGGGCGATGAAGCCTCCGAGTACATTGGCATGGCGTACCCGGAGGTCCCGCCTAGCATAGCGGCCATATCATACCATCTAGGCATAGAAGGGTCCAGGGCCGAGGTCGTGGCAAAGGCCTTCTCGGCCGCCGTCAAGATCCTAGAAGCCTCGGGTGCCCTGCCCTACACGGGGCTACCCTCCTGGATAACGACCCTTGTAGAAGACTCAGCCACGGCAGACTGCGGGATCGACCGTGGGACCATAGTGGTCACTGACAAGCCGAGGGCCAGGTGCCCCATCTGGCTCCCCAAGACTATAGAGGCAGGAGGCCCTATGCCGGAGGGCGTCGACTCACGGGCATGGGCCAGCATACTCTCACTAGCCTACAGGAGGGGAGACCACTCCTCGATAAGAGGAGAGTGGAGCTGGAGCAGGGACCTCGCCGAACTACTACCAAGCCTCCTACGAGACTCCCCAGACCCGCCTGTAGAGGGGGGCTTCCAGGTGAGGCCTGAGCACGTTGGCATGCTGAGGGCCACTAAATACAATGTAGTATATGATTGTATACGCCCGGTCAAGTACTGTGCCAGGGCAGCCGGGCTCAAGCCCCCTGCAGAGGTTCTCGTGAAGCCCAGGGTCCTCACTAAGTCACCCTTCCTAAGGGGGCCCATAGAACCGGTTAGAGCAGCCTATAGGGAGTGGGGCGGAGGACCGACCCTCTACATCGTGCCCAGCAGGATCATGGCCCGGGCCTCTTCGAATGCTCTAGGCCTGAAGCTGCTGGAGGGTCACCGGGACGTCGATGAATGGATGGATTCCGGGCTTGACGCAGTAGCCTCCTGGGACGTAGTCCTTGGCATGCCGTGGTCTGTGAATGGGGCTCCCAGGGTTGTGCTGGTCTACCCCGAGGCCTTCCCTGGGAAGCCAACTGGTATAGGCGAGGTCGTCGAGTGGGTGAGGAGTCTCTCCAGCCAGGTGTCGAGGCTCCTAGTCTCAAGGCTCGCGTACTACCAGGACGCCGAGCTAGTCGGTACCGGGGAGGTCGAGCCGGAGCCCACCGTCGAGATCCGGAGGGACTGGGTCGTGGAGGAGGCTCAGGCCGTGTTCTCCGAGTACTGGAGCGGCTACAGGCTGAGGCCCTACCAGGAGACTACCATAGCTGCGGTAGTCGAGATGACTGCCTCCAGGCCGGGCCAGCCAGTGTTCACGATACTGCCGACGGGTAGCGGTAAGAGCGCGATATTCCAGGTGGCCGGGATGCTCTCCAAGAGGCTCGGCTATGGGGGTTACGTGCTAGTCGTATCCCCGCTCAGGGCACTCATGAGGGATCAGGTGGACAACGCTAGGAGGAGGGGGTTCACAGCTGAGAGGATAGACGCGTCGGTTACTGGTAAGAGGAAGAAGCTGGTGGTCACGGCTGCTAGGATGGGTGCATTGGATCTCTTATACGTTACGCCGGAGAGGTTCATGGACGAGGAGTTCGCTAAGCTACTCGCCGAGGCGCCCCCGGCTCTAGTGGTCTTGGACGAGGCCCACACGCTGGCCAGATGGGGTCCCTCCTTCAGGCCCTCTTACCTGCACGCGGCTAAGATGCTGGCGGATCTCCGTGAGACTGAGGGCTGGCCTCCCATTGCCTTATTCACTGCTACAGCACCGCCGGACGTTGTCGAGAGCGCGCTTGCCAGTATAGGGTCGCGGCCGGGCGCGACGATACCCATTAACTTATCGGGGGACGAGGGCGGGGGCTTTAGCTTCCCCGAGGAGGGAGCCCTGGTATTTAGAGGACCTGTCGTGAGGCCGGAGCTGGTATTCGATGTGAAACCCGCCCCTGGTGATATCGAGAGGGTTGACCTGGCCGGTAGGACTGTCAAGGAGCTGGCGAAGTGGGCTAGTGGAGTGGATAAGCGGTGGATCGGCATTGTATACACGGGGTTTGTGAAGAGGACCCGTAAGGAGTGGGAGAACGCCGATTACCTGGCAGAGCTGCTATCGGCGAAGACTGGTCTCAAGACGATCAGCTATCACGGCCAGCTCTCGTCCCGCGAGAGGAGGCTCCGAGAGAATAGGATCTATGAGGCTAGCGTGGCCGGGGACCCCCTGGTCGTGGTGGCTACCAAGGCCTTTGGGATGGGCGTCGATATACCGAATATCCGCTGGGTCCTGCACTTCACCTCCAGCGATAGTATAGAGGACTACTACCAGGAGGCTGGTAGGGCTGGTAGGGATGGCAGGGAGGCGAGGATAGTAGCGTTATACAACCCGGCGGACTTCGACGAGAGAATCAGGATGGCGAGGGCCCAGAGGACCACTCCATCGGCCGTGGCATCAGCTTACAACACACTCCTAATGCTGTGGAGGAGGATACGGGAGGAGGCCGGGGGGAGCCCCACGCTCGTGATCCCAACGCCACTCATACATCCCGACCCGTTGAGCGTCAAGTCGATTAGCATGCTCCAGAGGCTCGGCTACCTGGACTACTGGGTAGTGAGGGTCCCTCTAGCCGCCTACAGGTTCAAGAGGGGCGAGGACCCGGCCTACTACCTCCCATGGTATATGCATCTAGGCCGCGGGGTTGTTATCGGGCCGGAGGAGAAGCTCAGCGGTGTGGCGGAGAGGGTCCCTCTCAGATACTATAGGTGTCCCTCGCTGGCAGGCGGGTTCAGGCCCTTCAAGATAATCGCTGGAAACCTCACCGTCTCGGCTGGGGACTGCGGGGAGCTACTCGACATGGGCGAGGGCAGGGGGTATAACGTGGTTGTGGCCAACCTGTCCCTCGACCGCGACCACGAGCCCATAGAGTACTTCCCGGCCAACGAGTACAGGATGCTCGTATCCGGTATGTGGCAGGACGAGGAGAAGGTGGAGGCGCTCCACAACCTGATGGAGAGGGCCGTGGAGGCCTCTAGGAAGTACCCTGGCATGGTGAACGAGGTCATACGCAGGGGTCTAGAAGAATACTTCTCGAAGCCCCTACTCCTACCGGCCAAGGAGCCCCCGCCAGGGCTACTGGGGGCCAGGGAAGCCTGTCCAACCCTGCAGGAGTGCATCGACAATATAGTAGATGCTATGGACCTCGCGGTGGAGTGGATCGGGGATAGGGGAGTCACTCTAGCGGTCCAGGGCGAGGAGTGGGTCCCGTTAATACTCAGGCGGTACACGGCGAAGACCGGTAGACCCTTCCATGGGAGAACTAAGGGGGCCTACAACAGGGTGGTCTCGGCCTCTAGGAGGGGCTGGATGCACTTGATGGACTATGGATTCATAATAGCGGTGGTTAGGGGCGTTGGTAAGCCGAGCGTGCTGATAGACAGGCTCAAGGGTTACCCCTATGCGGCCCTCTTCATATACAATAAGGCCTAG
- a CDS encoding SAM-dependent methyltransferase: protein MALILAGGGLGPGYQGRILEGVLARADVVFVETYTVPGSGWLVEYARGLAGDRVFEATRSQLEELASRVIERARRELVVVLVPGDPLVATTHRSLIAMASTENVEFRVIPGVSGVCAAMSLSLLDFYKFGRTITVPGPWRGVKAYSILDYIYSNACIGLHTLALLDISPGGAQLDPASAARILTGLEGDMGEKLVARASVIVVERAGLDSERITVYESLAELAGEDGDWREPASIVIPGSPSPIEAEHVAQAYGRVLRGIDKDSACSAREALYRFLDNG, encoded by the coding sequence ATGGCGCTTATATTGGCGGGTGGGGGTCTAGGCCCTGGCTACCAGGGCAGGATCCTGGAGGGGGTATTGGCTAGGGCTGACGTCGTGTTCGTTGAGACGTACACGGTGCCCGGTAGCGGCTGGCTGGTGGAGTATGCTAGGGGGCTGGCTGGTGATAGGGTGTTTGAGGCGACGCGTAGCCAGTTGGAGGAGCTGGCCTCCAGAGTCATAGAGAGGGCTAGGAGAGAGTTGGTCGTGGTCCTGGTGCCGGGGGACCCTCTGGTTGCGACGACGCATAGGAGCCTCATAGCGATGGCCTCAACCGAGAACGTGGAGTTCAGGGTGATACCCGGCGTCTCCGGCGTCTGCGCCGCTATGTCCTTAAGCCTCCTGGACTTCTACAAGTTCGGGAGGACCATAACGGTGCCCGGCCCCTGGAGAGGGGTCAAGGCCTACAGCATACTAGACTACATATACTCTAACGCGTGCATAGGCCTACACACGCTCGCCCTCCTAGACATATCGCCCGGCGGCGCGCAACTAGACCCTGCTAGTGCAGCCCGCATCTTAACGGGATTAGAGGGCGATATGGGGGAGAAGCTAGTCGCCCGTGCATCGGTTATAGTGGTCGAGAGGGCTGGCCTCGACAGCGAGAGGATCACCGTCTACGAGTCTCTTGCGGAGCTAGCGGGGGAGGACGGGGATTGGAGGGAGCCAGCCAGCATAGTCATACCCGGGTCGCCCTCCCCCATAGAAGCCGAGCACGTCGCGCAGGCATACGGTAGGGTATTGAGGGGCATAGACAAGGATTCAGCTTGTTCTGCCAGAGAAGCCCTCTATCGGTTTCTTGATAACGGTTAG
- a CDS encoding NAD(+)/NADH kinase, which translates to MSTGQVGIVVKPDSALAERVAIRAVRALKELDASIYVEKDTAEAYPSLSVYPVFTLDNPPEKLVVIGGDGTLLRTFMKMRDPSSSVVMAVRAGKRGFLLDVESYEVEERIEDFMNGEYREVVYPRLQADHPGGSVCVLNDAVLVMDKAKLVRLAVYVGGERIMGIDGDGLIISTTVGSTAYSLSSGGPIIDPNLQVIVLTPLNPVQLYLRPIVLPLEAVVDVEVKQNSNPLWIVLDGQEVHPLRPGDTVSVRVCDSRVRLARFRWWENYYERLYTRVFSYL; encoded by the coding sequence TTGTCCACGGGCCAAGTAGGGATTGTAGTCAAACCGGATAGCGCGTTGGCCGAGAGGGTTGCTATAAGGGCTGTGAGGGCGCTCAAGGAGCTGGACGCTAGTATATACGTGGAGAAGGATACTGCCGAGGCGTATCCCAGCCTCTCGGTCTACCCGGTGTTCACCCTGGATAATCCACCCGAGAAGCTGGTGGTTATCGGGGGCGATGGCACTCTCCTCAGGACGTTTATGAAGATGAGGGACCCTTCCAGTAGCGTCGTGATGGCTGTTCGAGCCGGTAAGAGGGGGTTTCTGCTCGACGTAGAGTCGTATGAGGTGGAGGAGAGGATCGAGGACTTCATGAACGGCGAGTATAGGGAGGTAGTGTACCCGAGGCTCCAGGCCGACCATCCCGGCGGCTCGGTCTGCGTGTTGAACGACGCTGTGCTTGTAATGGATAAGGCGAAGCTCGTCAGGCTGGCCGTCTACGTTGGCGGGGAGAGGATCATGGGCATCGACGGCGACGGCCTCATAATATCCACCACTGTGGGGAGCACCGCCTACAGCCTCAGCTCCGGTGGCCCCATTATAGACCCTAACCTCCAAGTCATAGTACTAACCCCCCTGAACCCGGTTCAGCTTTACTTGAGGCCGATAGTGCTACCGCTTGAGGCGGTGGTTGACGTTGAAGTCAAGCAGAACAGTAACCCCCTGTGGATAGTGCTGGATGGACAGGAGGTCCATCCCTTACGGCCTGGCGATACCGTTAGTGTCAGGGTGTGCGATTCCCGGGTTAGGCTGGCCAGGTTCCGGTGGTGGGAGAACTACTATGAGAGGTTGTACACGAGGGTGTTCTCGTACCTGTAA
- a CDS encoding class I SAM-dependent methyltransferase family protein: MELESKSPCVKVPPRQAEEARRLLKKLGLYNEELKMKRGGSTIALPVVEPVEAVERLRESGVEASPCTGEFETVRRVKRLSSAIKSFRQVGDIAVFSQTHGVPYEEYRKAAEELLAVNPRIRSVWLKRETVGLERVAGLVHLAGDRVTRTIVKEYGVRFYVDISKAYYNPRLASEHHRVAQLVEDGEMVLDMFTGIGGFPLHIATARRALTVGVDLNIDALELAAESLKLNKSRLKGTVVYINADARSLPGILRGVFDRVIMNLPKSSVEFLDAACKLVRNGGVIHVYVISGDESGARRIIEDTMAKHGCTAYIVNVKRVLDYSPGHAIYVVDARVARRGG, from the coding sequence ATGGAGCTGGAGTCGAAATCCCCCTGCGTAAAGGTGCCGCCGAGGCAGGCAGAGGAGGCGAGGAGGCTGCTGAAGAAGCTGGGGCTCTACAATGAGGAGCTGAAGATGAAGAGAGGCGGCTCCACGATAGCCCTGCCAGTGGTGGAGCCCGTCGAGGCCGTGGAGAGGCTTAGGGAGTCCGGAGTCGAGGCTAGTCCCTGCACGGGAGAGTTCGAGACTGTAAGGAGAGTTAAGAGGCTGTCATCAGCCATCAAGAGCTTCAGGCAAGTTGGAGACATAGCCGTGTTTAGCCAGACCCATGGAGTACCCTATGAGGAGTATAGGAAGGCCGCGGAGGAGTTGCTAGCCGTGAATCCGCGCATAAGGTCTGTGTGGCTCAAGAGGGAGACTGTGGGGCTTGAAAGAGTCGCGGGCCTAGTACACCTTGCCGGGGATCGCGTGACCAGGACTATAGTGAAGGAGTATGGGGTTAGGTTCTACGTCGATATAAGCAAGGCCTACTACAACCCGCGTCTAGCCTCCGAGCATCACAGAGTGGCCCAGCTAGTTGAGGACGGAGAGATGGTCCTGGACATGTTCACGGGGATAGGCGGCTTCCCGCTACACATAGCCACGGCGCGCCGCGCCTTGACAGTTGGAGTCGACCTAAACATTGACGCCTTGGAGCTGGCGGCCGAGTCGCTCAAGCTGAACAAGAGCAGGCTCAAGGGCACGGTCGTCTACATAAACGCAGACGCTAGAAGCCTACCAGGTATACTCAGGGGCGTCTTCGACCGCGTGATAATGAACCTGCCCAAGTCGAGTGTAGAGTTCCTCGACGCCGCATGCAAACTAGTTAGGAACGGTGGGGTTATCCACGTATACGTGATCTCTGGCGACGAGAGCGGGGCAAGGAGGATTATAGAGGATACGATGGCCAAGCACGGCTGCACAGCCTATATCGTCAACGTGAAGAGGGTCCTAGACTATAGTCCCGGACACGCAATATACGTTGTCGACGCCCGAGTGGCTCGTAGAGGTGGTTAG